The proteins below come from a single Nostoc sp. KVJ3 genomic window:
- a CDS encoding alpha/beta fold hydrolase codes for MTTTLHWQERVGNQRDWVWRGWQTRYTYIRSAQNHQNTTPLILLHGFGASIGHWRHNLEVLAEHHTVYAIDMLGFGASEKAAANYSIELWVEQVYDFWKTFIRQPAILVGNSNGSLISMAAAATHPDMVLGMVMMSLPDPSLEQEAIPPVLQPLVRAIKNIVASPLILKPVFNFVRRPGVLRRWASFAYANPEAITDELIEILAGPPQDRGSARAFSALFKAAIGINFSPSVKIVLPTLTIPMLLIWGQKDRFVPPSLASQFAQYNEKLEVLNLEDVGHCPHDECPELVNQAILDWIERRVSVGVARRKHRQPLVTP; via the coding sequence GTGACCACTACACTACACTGGCAAGAGCGGGTTGGTAATCAAAGGGATTGGGTTTGGCGCGGCTGGCAAACTCGCTATACTTACATTCGCTCTGCCCAAAATCACCAGAACACAACACCCCTAATATTGTTACATGGCTTTGGCGCTTCCATTGGTCATTGGCGGCATAATTTAGAGGTATTGGCTGAACATCACACCGTTTACGCCATTGATATGCTCGGTTTCGGTGCTTCCGAAAAAGCCGCAGCTAATTACAGCATCGAACTTTGGGTTGAGCAGGTTTACGACTTTTGGAAAACATTTATCCGTCAACCAGCTATTTTAGTAGGCAATTCCAACGGTTCACTGATTTCTATGGCTGCGGCGGCTACTCATCCCGATATGGTGCTGGGTATGGTGATGATGAGTTTACCCGACCCTTCACTAGAGCAAGAAGCAATCCCACCTGTGTTGCAACCGCTTGTTAGAGCAATTAAAAATATTGTCGCTTCGCCGTTGATTTTGAAACCCGTGTTTAACTTCGTGCGCCGTCCTGGGGTGCTGCGGCGCTGGGCTAGTTTTGCCTACGCTAACCCAGAGGCGATTACCGATGAATTGATAGAAATTTTAGCTGGCCCTCCCCAAGACCGAGGTTCGGCGAGGGCTTTTAGTGCTTTGTTCAAAGCTGCGATCGGAATTAACTTTAGTCCCAGTGTCAAGATAGTGTTACCAACCTTAACAATTCCCATGTTGTTAATTTGGGGACAAAAGGATCGGTTTGTTCCCCCATCTCTGGCTAGCCAATTCGCCCAGTACAACGAGAAGTTGGAAGTGCTGAATTTAGAAGACGTGGGTCATTGTCCCCATGATGAATGTCCTGAATTAGTCAACCAAGCTATTTTAGATTGGATTGAGAGACGGGTTAGCGTAGGCGTAGCCCGCCGCAAGCATCGCCAACCATTGGTTACTCCCTAA
- a CDS encoding cytochrome b/b6 domain-containing protein translates to MTSIPSQTRKLPNQAIEAKIFHWCNIISLFIMLTSGLQIYNANPVFGGRAGLHIPPIFTLGGWLAGGRHWHFAAMWLFSLNLLWYGIYILITQRWRHRFVGANDFKALQKSHNSQRLIYAWHRIAYTAIIPILLLALFTGIGMYKPAQFPWIVDLFGSWQALRIVHLASVPMVILFVVIHSRLGRKAGGTELTESMFL, encoded by the coding sequence ATGACTTCAATCCCTTCCCAAACTCGAAAGCTACCCAATCAAGCAATAGAAGCAAAAATTTTCCACTGGTGTAACATCATTAGTCTGTTTATCATGCTCACCAGTGGATTACAAATTTACAACGCTAACCCTGTATTTGGTGGACGCGCAGGTTTGCATATTCCTCCAATATTTACATTAGGAGGTTGGCTTGCAGGGGGTAGACACTGGCATTTTGCCGCAATGTGGTTATTCTCACTAAATCTCTTATGGTATGGAATTTACATTTTAATTACCCAGCGCTGGCGACATCGGTTTGTCGGTGCTAATGACTTCAAAGCCTTACAAAAAAGTCATAATTCTCAGCGCTTAATTTATGCTTGGCATCGAATTGCATATACAGCAATTATTCCGATCTTACTCCTGGCATTATTTACAGGAATAGGAATGTATAAACCTGCTCAATTTCCCTGGATTGTAGATTTGTTTGGCAGTTGGCAAGCATTGCGAATTGTTCACTTGGCCTCAGTGCCAATGGTTATCTTATTTGTAGTAATTCACTCTCGATTAGGGCGTAAGGCTGGTGGTACTGAATTAACAGAATCAATGTTTTTATAA
- a CDS encoding bifunctional orotidine-5'-phosphate decarboxylase/orotate phosphoribosyltransferase: MNFFDKLNGNILQNQSLLFVGLDPNPEMMPVRYESEELIAGLEKWLQFIITETSDFVCAYKPTLGFYEALGIPGLELLYKTLAAIPAHIPVILDAKHSDLNTSTIFAQTVFTKWQVDAITLSPYTGQDHIAPFLVYPDKAVFILCCTSNPGAEALQQYPTKDSPLYLQVVKESKTWGTPEQLGLEVGTTNPEILALIRAIAPERIIMARSIWAEGLNLKQILEAGLNANGDGLLIPVPQDMLAKPKLSEEIQSLRAEINQIKTEIIHENSTCSVWFPDVCFLNQHPHQDLILQLYDIDCIMFGSFVQASGAIFPYYIDLRKIISNPQVFNQVLTAYEDILKNLNFDRLAGIPYGSLPTATGLALRLHCPMIFPRKEVKAHGTRRVIEGNFHPGETVVVVDDILISGKSVMEGAGKLESAGLNVNDIVVLIDHEQGVKDRLQQNGYCSHAVLTISEITNTLYQAGRINEEQFLAFVES, encoded by the coding sequence ATGAACTTTTTTGATAAATTGAATGGGAATATCTTACAAAATCAAAGCTTATTATTTGTAGGACTCGATCCAAATCCAGAAATGATGCCTGTGCGTTATGAATCTGAAGAACTCATTGCTGGTTTGGAGAAGTGGTTACAATTCATTATTACTGAAACTTCTGATTTCGTTTGTGCTTATAAACCGACACTTGGCTTTTACGAAGCGTTAGGTATTCCCGGTTTAGAATTGCTTTACAAGACTTTAGCAGCTATTCCAGCGCACATACCAGTTATTTTAGATGCCAAACACAGTGACTTAAATACTAGTACCATCTTTGCCCAAACTGTGTTTACAAAATGGCAGGTGGATGCAATTACTCTCAGTCCCTATACAGGACAAGATCACATAGCACCTTTTTTGGTCTATCCTGATAAAGCTGTGTTTATTTTATGCTGTACTTCTAATCCAGGTGCAGAAGCTTTACAACAATATCCTACAAAGGATTCACCCCTTTATTTACAGGTGGTGAAAGAATCAAAAACCTGGGGAACTCCAGAACAATTGGGTTTGGAAGTGGGAACTACCAATCCTGAGATTTTAGCACTGATTCGAGCGATCGCACCTGAACGAATTATTATGGCGCGTAGCATCTGGGCAGAGGGACTAAATCTGAAGCAAATTTTAGAAGCGGGCTTGAATGCTAATGGTGATGGTTTACTAATTCCTGTTCCTCAAGATATGTTGGCAAAACCAAAATTGTCTGAAGAAATCCAGTCTTTACGGGCAGAAATTAATCAAATAAAAACTGAAATTATTCACGAAAATTCTACATGTTCTGTGTGGTTTCCTGATGTTTGTTTCCTAAATCAACATCCCCACCAGGATTTGATTTTACAACTTTATGACATTGACTGTATTATGTTTGGCAGCTTTGTTCAAGCATCAGGAGCTATATTTCCTTATTACATCGACTTACGCAAAATTATTTCTAACCCCCAGGTTTTTAATCAAGTTCTCACTGCTTACGAGGATATTTTGAAGAATCTCAATTTTGATAGATTAGCAGGTATTCCTTATGGTTCTTTACCCACAGCAACTGGTTTAGCTTTGCGCCTTCATTGTCCGATGATTTTCCCCCGTAAAGAGGTAAAAGCCCACGGAACGCGGAGAGTTATTGAGGGTAACTTTCATCCTGGTGAAACGGTTGTAGTGGTTGATGATATTCTTATCAGTGGTAAAAGTGTTATGGAAGGAGCAGGAAAGTTGGAATCAGCAGGATTAAATGTTAATGATATTGTGGTATTGATCGACCATGAACAAGGGGTGAAAGATAGGTTACAGCAAAATGGTTATTGTAGTCATGCAGTTTTAACTATCTCGGAAATTACTAATACTCTCTATCAAGCAGGGCGAATAAATGAGGAGCAATTTTTAGCTTTTGTTGAAAGTTAG
- a CDS encoding AI-2E family transporter — protein sequence MNFSLNQLIKWLIFTLLFPLVFLNGWLAFLLVNNFQPVVTILILATLFAFVLNYPVTILQKRGVKRSYGVALVFISALVIIVALGITLVPIVVEQFHEMAKVLPQWIDSSEEKLQILNDWFSRHKLNVNLSQLLTRVTDQLPNELEFVSDKLLSIIIDAIDSVSDALIIVVLTFYLLLDGPRIWEGIFKKLSGNFAQQVSQSIQQNFQNYLIGQGTLALLMGLSETLMFLAFQVQFALLFGLGVGLLSLIPFGDVISLIVITLILATHDFWLAVKILAVAVIIDQLIDQAIAPRLLGRFTGLRPIWVLIALLVGTNIGGVLGLLIAVPVAGFIKDTADGFSKFDDSENVVDSKVASELLPEESV from the coding sequence ATGAATTTTTCACTCAATCAACTAATTAAATGGTTAATTTTCACGTTGCTATTTCCTTTAGTGTTTCTTAATGGTTGGCTGGCATTTTTGCTAGTTAACAATTTTCAGCCTGTTGTCACAATTCTTATATTAGCTACTTTATTTGCATTCGTTTTAAACTATCCCGTTACCATTCTCCAAAAGCGGGGAGTTAAACGCAGTTACGGAGTAGCATTAGTTTTTATATCAGCATTGGTAATTATCGTTGCACTAGGTATCACTTTAGTTCCCATTGTTGTAGAGCAATTTCATGAGATGGCTAAAGTTCTTCCCCAATGGATTGATTCTAGTGAAGAAAAGCTTCAGATTTTAAATGATTGGTTTTCTCGGCACAAATTAAATGTAAATTTGAGTCAGTTATTAACAAGAGTAACTGACCAATTACCCAATGAATTAGAGTTTGTTTCCGATAAACTTTTAAGCATTATTATAGATGCGATCGATAGTGTTTCTGATGCTTTAATTATAGTAGTGCTAACTTTTTATCTGTTGTTAGATGGCCCAAGAATTTGGGAGGGGATATTTAAGAAGTTATCGGGTAATTTTGCCCAACAAGTAAGCCAGTCTATTCAGCAAAACTTCCAAAATTATTTGATTGGGCAGGGAACTTTGGCTTTGCTGATGGGACTTTCAGAGACATTAATGTTTTTAGCTTTTCAAGTCCAGTTTGCTTTACTCTTTGGTTTGGGAGTTGGACTTTTGAGCTTAATTCCCTTTGGTGATGTCATTAGTTTGATTGTAATAACTCTAATATTAGCGACACATGACTTTTGGCTAGCAGTGAAGATTTTGGCAGTAGCTGTTATTATTGACCAATTAATCGATCAGGCGATCGCACCAAGGCTTTTGGGCAGATTTACTGGACTTAGACCAATATGGGTGTTAATCGCTTTACTTGTCGGAACCAATATTGGTGGAGTCTTGGGTTTGCTAATCGCAGTACCTGTAGCTGGTTTTATCAAAGATACAGCAGATGGTTTTTCTAAATTTGATGATTCCGAAAATGTAGTTGATAGTAAAGTAGCATCAGAATTGTTGCCAGAGGAATCAGTATAG
- a CDS encoding ATP-dependent Clp protease ATP-binding subunit, with amino-acid sequence MFEHFTSEAIRVIMLAQEEARRLGHNFVGTEQILLGLMGEGTGVAAKVLAELGVTLKDARREVEKIIGRGSGFVPPEIPFTPKVKSLFEQSFKEAHSLGQNYINTEHLLLGLTEAGEGVAAKVLQNLGVDFKTVRSAIVRRLGENAPAFAGSGNQKRTQPLTMEEYGRNLTKLAQEGRLDPVVGREKEIERAIQILGRRTKNNPVLIGEPGVGKTAIAEGLAQRIINQDVPETLQDKQVISLDMGSLVAGTRFRGDFEERIKKVVEEVRTVGNIILVIDEIHTLVGAGGTEGGLDAANILKPALARGELQCIGATTLDEYRKHIERDAALERRFQPIMVGEPSVEETVQILYGLRGAYEQHHKVTILDAALVAAAELSDRYISDRFLPDKAIDLIDEAGSRVRLRNSQSSPNKELKRELAGVTKEKEAAVRVQDFDKAVTLRDQELKLAEQVQATLTPNEQPVNSTVVDEEDIAQIVASWTGVPVNKLTESESELLLHLEDTLHQRLIGQEQAVSAVSRGIRRARVGLKNPNRPIASFIFSGPTGVGKTELAKALASYFFGAEDSMIRLDMSEYMESHTVSKLIGSPPGYVGYDEGGQLTEAVRRKPYTVLLFDEIEKAHPDVFNMLLQILDDGHLTDAKGRKVDFKNTLIILTSNIGSKVIEKGGSGLGFDFDTQADASYNRIRTLVNEELKAYFRPEFLNRLDEIIVFTQLSRDEVKQIAEIMLREVSKRLTEKGIILEVSDRFKELVVQEGYNPSYGARPLRRAIMRLLEDSLAEAMLSGQIADGDTAFIDVDDDSQVRVQKSEKRELLLANVG; translated from the coding sequence ATGTTTGAACACTTCACTTCCGAAGCCATTAGAGTAATTATGTTAGCTCAGGAGGAAGCACGTCGCCTGGGACATAACTTCGTAGGAACTGAGCAAATTCTCCTGGGTTTGATGGGAGAAGGAACTGGGGTTGCTGCTAAAGTGCTGGCCGAATTAGGCGTTACCCTCAAAGATGCCCGCCGCGAGGTAGAAAAAATAATTGGTAGGGGTTCTGGCTTTGTACCACCAGAAATTCCTTTCACTCCCAAGGTAAAAAGCCTCTTCGAGCAATCTTTTAAAGAAGCTCATAGTCTGGGACAAAATTACATCAACACTGAACATTTACTCTTAGGATTAACCGAGGCTGGTGAAGGTGTAGCCGCCAAAGTTCTGCAAAATCTAGGGGTTGACTTTAAGACTGTTCGTAGTGCCATAGTTCGCCGTTTGGGTGAAAATGCACCGGCTTTCGCTGGTAGTGGTAATCAAAAGCGCACCCAACCACTAACGATGGAAGAATATGGCAGAAATTTGACCAAATTAGCGCAAGAAGGCAGACTCGACCCCGTAGTTGGTCGTGAGAAAGAAATTGAGCGAGCGATCCAAATTCTCGGTCGCCGCACTAAGAATAACCCGGTGTTGATTGGTGAACCAGGAGTTGGTAAAACTGCGATCGCAGAAGGTCTAGCTCAACGTATTATCAATCAAGATGTTCCCGAAACCTTACAGGACAAGCAAGTTATCAGCCTCGATATGGGGTCATTGGTAGCTGGAACTCGCTTCCGTGGCGATTTTGAAGAACGCATCAAAAAAGTCGTGGAAGAAGTTCGCACTGTCGGTAATATCATTCTGGTAATTGACGAAATTCACACCTTGGTCGGCGCTGGTGGTACAGAAGGTGGTTTGGATGCAGCTAACATCCTCAAACCAGCCTTAGCACGGGGTGAACTCCAGTGCATCGGCGCTACTACCCTTGATGAATATCGGAAGCACATCGAGCGCGATGCTGCCCTAGAGCGTCGTTTCCAACCAATTATGGTTGGGGAACCCTCGGTAGAGGAAACCGTACAAATTCTTTACGGCTTGCGCGGTGCTTACGAACAGCACCACAAAGTCACAATTTTGGATGCGGCACTTGTCGCCGCCGCAGAATTATCAGACCGCTATATTAGCGATCGCTTCTTGCCCGACAAGGCAATAGACTTAATTGATGAAGCTGGTTCTCGCGTTCGTCTGCGGAATTCTCAAAGTTCTCCCAATAAGGAACTCAAGCGCGAACTCGCTGGCGTTACCAAAGAAAAGGAAGCAGCAGTCAGAGTCCAAGATTTTGACAAAGCTGTAACCCTACGCGACCAAGAGTTAAAACTCGCCGAACAAGTGCAAGCAACGCTTACACCAAACGAGCAACCTGTCAACTCCACTGTAGTTGACGAAGAAGACATTGCCCAAATCGTTGCCTCTTGGACTGGCGTACCAGTCAACAAACTAACCGAATCTGAATCAGAATTGCTTCTCCACCTAGAAGACACTCTGCATCAACGGCTAATCGGTCAAGAGCAAGCAGTTTCGGCTGTATCTCGTGGTATCCGTCGCGCCCGTGTTGGCTTGAAGAATCCCAATCGTCCCATTGCTAGCTTTATCTTCTCTGGCCCTACCGGAGTCGGTAAAACAGAATTGGCGAAGGCATTAGCTTCCTACTTCTTCGGTGCAGAAGATTCAATGATTCGGCTAGATATGTCCGAATACATGGAAAGCCACACCGTCTCTAAGTTAATTGGTTCGCCTCCTGGTTATGTCGGATACGACGAAGGCGGACAACTTACAGAAGCCGTGCGGCGGAAACCTTACACAGTGCTGCTATTCGACGAAATCGAAAAAGCACACCCCGATGTATTCAATATGCTGCTGCAAATCTTGGATGACGGTCATCTTACCGATGCCAAAGGTCGGAAAGTGGACTTCAAGAACACGCTGATCATTTTGACTTCCAACATCGGTTCCAAGGTGATTGAAAAAGGCGGTAGTGGTTTAGGCTTTGACTTCGACACTCAAGCCGACGCTAGTTATAACCGCATCCGCACCTTGGTAAATGAGGAATTGAAAGCTTACTTCCGTCCTGAGTTCTTGAACCGTCTCGATGAAATTATCGTCTTCACCCAACTTTCTAGGGATGAAGTGAAGCAAATCGCTGAGATTATGCTTCGTGAAGTTTCTAAACGCTTGACAGAAAAGGGAATTATTCTGGAAGTTAGCGATCGCTTCAAAGAACTTGTAGTCCAAGAAGGCTATAACCCCAGCTACGGCGCTAGGCCATTACGTCGGGCAATTATGCGCCTTTTGGAAGATTCTCTCGCCGAAGCAATGCTGTCTGGTCAAATTGCAGATGGAGATACAGCGTTTATCGATGTTGATGATGACTCTCAAGTGAGAGTGCAAAAATCAGAAAAACGAGAATTGCTCTTGGCAAATGTTGGCTAA
- a CDS encoding DUF3288 family protein, translating to MTEPTVGKDQQHPLYNRDRPLIDILLVQEATDYNLAELARLRMRYQGFPGARDIQKDLDKVLQQWGLTEAELFEKTRQIHDLGGIYKSRGKKDEQDWN from the coding sequence ATGACTGAACCAACGGTTGGTAAAGACCAACAACATCCTCTTTATAACCGCGATCGCCCTCTTATTGATATTTTACTCGTTCAAGAGGCGACAGACTATAATTTAGCAGAATTAGCCAGACTGCGAATGCGTTATCAAGGCTTTCCAGGGGCAAGAGACATCCAAAAAGATTTGGATAAAGTCTTGCAGCAGTGGGGTTTGACCGAAGCCGAGCTTTTTGAGAAAACTCGCCAAATTCACGATTTGGGTGGTATTTACAAAAGTCGCGGCAAAAAAGATGAACAGGATTGGAATTAG
- the aroC gene encoding chorismate synthase, with protein sequence MGNIFGHLFRISTFGESHGGGVGVVIDGCPPQLEISAEEIQVELDRRRPGQSKITTPRKEADTCKILSGVFEGKTLGTPIAILVHNQDTRPQDYDEMAEKYRPSHADATYDAKYGIRNWQGGGRSSARETIGRVAAGAIAKKILRQVANVEIIAYVKRIKDLEGVVDPNTVTLEQVESNIVRCPDAECGDRMIELIEEIGRQGDSIGGVVECVARNVPKGLGEPVFDKLEADIAKGVMSLPASKGFEIGSGFAGTLLTGIEHNDEFYIDPNGEVRTVTNRSGGIQGGISNGENIILRVAFKPTATIRKEQKTVTREGEETLLAAKGRHDPCVLPRAVPMVEAMVALVLCDHLLRHHGQCKVL encoded by the coding sequence ATGGGCAATATTTTTGGTCATCTATTTCGCATCAGTACTTTTGGCGAGTCTCACGGCGGTGGTGTGGGAGTTGTCATAGATGGTTGTCCTCCACAACTAGAAATTTCGGCGGAAGAAATTCAAGTAGAACTAGATAGAAGGCGACCAGGACAAAGTAAAATTACGACTCCTCGCAAAGAAGCGGATACCTGCAAGATTTTATCAGGGGTATTTGAAGGCAAAACACTGGGAACGCCGATCGCAATTTTGGTACATAATCAAGATACTCGTCCCCAAGATTACGACGAGATGGCTGAGAAATATCGTCCTTCTCATGCAGATGCAACTTATGATGCAAAATATGGCATTCGCAATTGGCAAGGTGGGGGTAGGTCGTCAGCGCGTGAGACAATTGGCAGAGTAGCAGCAGGTGCGATCGCTAAAAAAATTCTTCGTCAAGTTGCCAATGTCGAAATTATTGCTTACGTTAAGCGCATCAAAGACTTAGAGGGTGTCGTTGACCCCAATACTGTCACCTTAGAGCAAGTAGAAAGCAATATCGTTCGCTGTCCTGATGCTGAATGTGGCGATCGCATGATTGAATTAATTGAGGAAATTGGTAGACAAGGCGATTCTATCGGTGGTGTCGTAGAATGCGTAGCGCGAAATGTGCCGAAAGGTTTAGGCGAACCAGTATTTGATAAATTAGAAGCTGATATCGCTAAGGGTGTCATGTCTCTCCCTGCTAGCAAAGGCTTTGAAATTGGTTCCGGTTTTGCGGGAACCCTGCTAACAGGAATTGAGCATAATGACGAATTTTATATCGATCCAAATGGTGAAGTTCGGACAGTAACAAATCGTTCTGGCGGTATTCAAGGCGGCATTTCTAACGGGGAAAATATCATTTTGCGAGTGGCATTTAAGCCGACAGCAACAATTAGAAAAGAGCAGAAAACTGTCACTCGTGAGGGTGAAGAAACATTATTAGCAGCGAAAGGACGACACGATCCTTGTGTATTACCGCGTGCAGTTCCAATGGTTGAGGCAATGGTCGCCTTGGTGCTATGTGACCATTTGTTACGGCATCATGGGCAATGCAAGGTCTTGTAG